A single genomic interval of Bradyrhizobium sp. AZCC 1693 harbors:
- a CDS encoding leucyl aminopeptidase, translating to MSDAVKVGFVAFSAAPRGVLVVFCDDALKFGETTRKALGKAADTVKRAAAANQFKGKSGSTLDIPAPDGIKAERLIVVGVGKTADIKEKDFLKFGGVTAGKLNTASESVTVIAELPEAAMQGDAAAAIASGLRLRAYKFDRYKTKKKDGENGVLRADVSIAVADVAAARKAFAPASHVVDGVVIARELVNEPPNVLYPVEFARRASQLKKLGVEVEVLDVKAMKKLGMGALLGVAQGSTQPGRTVIMRWNGGKKGDQPVAFVGKGVCFDTGGISIKGAASMEDMKGDMGGAACVVGLMHALAARKAKVNAVGAIGLVENMPDGNAQRPGDIVTSMSGQTIEIINTDAEGRLVLADVLWYVAKKFKPKFMVDLATLTGAIMVALGTEYSGMFSNNDELAERLSKIGTETGERVWRMPLGPEYDKQIDSQFADMKNTGGRHGGSITAAQFLQRFVDNTPWAHLDVAGTAMGAPKTDINHSWGSGYGVRLLDRLVAEYYEATK from the coding sequence ATGTCCGACGCCGTCAAGGTCGGCTTTGTCGCTTTTTCCGCCGCACCCCGTGGCGTTCTCGTGGTGTTTTGCGATGACGCATTGAAGTTCGGCGAGACGACGCGGAAGGCGCTGGGGAAGGCGGCCGATACCGTCAAGCGTGCGGCGGCGGCCAACCAGTTCAAGGGCAAGAGTGGATCGACGCTCGATATCCCGGCACCCGACGGAATCAAGGCGGAGCGCCTGATTGTGGTCGGTGTCGGCAAGACGGCCGACATCAAGGAGAAGGATTTTCTAAAGTTCGGCGGGGTGACGGCGGGCAAGCTCAACACTGCCAGCGAATCGGTCACCGTGATCGCCGAATTGCCTGAGGCGGCGATGCAGGGCGATGCCGCCGCCGCCATCGCGTCGGGCCTCCGGCTGCGCGCATATAAATTCGACCGCTACAAGACCAAGAAGAAAGACGGCGAGAACGGCGTGCTTCGCGCCGACGTTTCGATTGCGGTTGCGGATGTTGCCGCCGCGCGAAAGGCCTTTGCGCCGGCATCCCATGTCGTGGACGGCGTGGTGATCGCACGCGAACTCGTCAACGAGCCGCCGAACGTTCTCTATCCCGTGGAATTCGCGCGCCGCGCCAGCCAACTCAAGAAACTCGGCGTCGAGGTCGAGGTGCTCGACGTCAAGGCGATGAAGAAGCTCGGCATGGGCGCCTTGCTCGGTGTCGCACAGGGTTCGACCCAGCCCGGCCGCACCGTGATCATGCGCTGGAACGGCGGCAAGAAGGGCGATCAGCCGGTCGCTTTTGTTGGCAAGGGCGTCTGCTTCGATACCGGCGGTATCTCCATCAAGGGCGCCGCCAGCATGGAGGACATGAAAGGCGACATGGGCGGGGCGGCCTGCGTGGTCGGGCTGATGCATGCGCTGGCGGCGCGCAAGGCAAAAGTCAACGCGGTCGGCGCGATCGGCCTGGTCGAGAACATGCCCGACGGCAACGCCCAGCGCCCCGGCGATATCGTCACCTCGATGTCCGGGCAGACCATCGAAATCATCAACACCGACGCCGAGGGCCGGCTCGTGCTGGCCGACGTGCTCTGGTACGTGGCGAAGAAGTTCAAGCCCAAATTCATGGTCGATCTCGCCACACTCACCGGCGCGATCATGGTCGCGCTCGGCACCGAATATTCCGGAATGTTCTCCAACAACGACGAACTGGCGGAACGGCTGAGCAAGATCGGAACCGAAACCGGCGAACGCGTCTGGCGCATGCCGCTCGGTCCCGAATACGACAAGCAGATCGATTCGCAGTTTGCCGACATGAAGAATACCGGGGGGCGCCATGGCGGTTCGATCACCGCTGCGCAATTCCTGCAGCGTTTCGTCGACAACACGCCGTGGGCGCATCTCGACGTCGCCGGAACCGCGATGGGCGCCCCGAAAACCGACATCAACCACAGTTGGGGGTCGGGCTACGGCGTTCGCCTGCTGGACCGATTGGTCGCGGAATATTACGAAGCCACGAAGTAG
- a CDS encoding DNA polymerase III subunit chi, translating to MTEVLFYHLQGMSLESVLPPLLEKSLERGWRVVVQSTSPERTEALDTHLWTYSDDSFLPHATWRAGDAQDQPIILSIEEGNPNQANVRFLIDNAALPADCDSYERLVLVFNGDDDDALAAARGAWADCKSRGFEVTYWQADERGRWQRRQ from the coding sequence ATGACGGAAGTCCTGTTCTATCATTTGCAGGGCATGTCGCTCGAAAGCGTATTGCCGCCGCTGCTGGAGAAGTCGCTCGAGCGCGGCTGGCGCGTGGTCGTGCAATCGACTTCGCCGGAACGCACCGAGGCGCTCGATACGCATCTGTGGACCTACAGCGACGATTCGTTCCTGCCGCATGCTACATGGCGTGCCGGCGATGCGCAGGACCAGCCCATCATTCTCTCGATCGAGGAGGGCAACCCGAATCAGGCCAATGTCAGATTCCTGATCGACAACGCGGCGTTGCCGGCGGATTGCGACAGCTACGAACGGTTGGTGCTGGTCTTCAACGGCGACGATGACGACGCGCTGGCCGCGGCGCGCGGAGCCTGGGCCGATTGCAAGTCGCGCGGGTTCGAGGTGACGTATTGGCAGGCCGATGAACGTGGACGGTGGCAGCGGCGGCAATAG
- a CDS encoding ABC-F family ATP-binding cassette domain-containing protein — translation MLSITDISVRIAGRLLIDDSTVQIVPGARVGFVGRNGVGKSTLFHAIRGDLPVESGSITLPPRWRIGSLAQEAPDGPESLINVVLKADLERHALLHEAETADDPHRIAEIQTRLVDIDAHSAPARAAAILSGLGFSTADQARPCSEFSGGWRMRVALAATLFSAPDLLLLDEPTNYLDLEGTLWLEDHLANYPRTVIVISHDRDLLDTSVDQILHLDRGKLTLYKGTYSSFEEQRATREMLDAKHAKRQADERKRLQAFVDRFKAKASKARQAQSRVKMLERMKPVTALVTQDVREISFPTPEKVLSPPIIAVDDVSVGYDPKKPVLNRVTLRIDTEDRIALLGSNGNGKSTLVKLLANKLQPFSGRITRAEKLSVGYFAQHQVDELNLDASPYDHVRRLMLDAPETKVRGRTGAIGFSGKAGDTLVKSLSGGEKARLLLGLATFFGPNMIILDEPTNHLDIDSRAALAEAINDFPGAVIMVSHDRYLIEACADQLWVVANQTVTTYDGDLDEYRRMVLSIGDARNGSRERGSERIKESAKPERGKSEWRSPLKQRIAVAEAEIERINGIIAKIDTALALPDLFTRDPKQAAQLSKARAGAESALRRAEENWLEASSQFDEAAG, via the coding sequence ATGCTCTCCATCACAGATATTTCGGTCCGGATTGCCGGGCGGCTCCTGATCGACGACAGCACGGTGCAGATCGTGCCTGGCGCGCGCGTCGGCTTCGTCGGCCGCAACGGCGTCGGCAAATCGACGCTGTTTCACGCGATCCGTGGCGACCTGCCGGTCGAATCCGGCAGCATTACGCTACCGCCGCGCTGGCGCATCGGCAGCCTGGCGCAGGAGGCGCCGGACGGCCCGGAGAGTCTGATTAATGTCGTGCTGAAGGCTGATCTGGAGCGCCACGCGCTGCTCCATGAAGCCGAAACCGCTGACGATCCGCACCGGATCGCCGAGATCCAGACCCGGCTGGTCGACATCGACGCGCATTCCGCGCCGGCGCGCGCGGCCGCGATTCTGAGCGGCCTCGGATTTTCCACCGCGGACCAGGCGCGGCCGTGCTCGGAATTCTCCGGCGGCTGGCGCATGCGGGTGGCGCTGGCGGCGACGCTGTTCTCGGCGCCGGACCTTCTACTGCTGGACGAACCGACCAACTACCTCGACCTCGAAGGTACGCTGTGGCTGGAAGACCATCTGGCGAACTATCCGCGCACCGTGATCGTGATCAGTCACGACCGCGACCTGCTCGACACCTCGGTCGACCAGATCCTGCACCTCGATCGCGGCAAGCTGACCCTCTACAAGGGCACCTATTCCTCGTTCGAGGAACAGCGCGCCACGCGCGAAATGCTGGACGCCAAGCACGCCAAGCGCCAGGCCGACGAGCGCAAGCGGCTGCAGGCCTTCGTCGACCGCTTCAAGGCGAAGGCTTCCAAGGCCCGCCAGGCGCAATCCCGCGTGAAAATGCTGGAACGGATGAAGCCGGTCACGGCGCTGGTGACGCAGGATGTGCGCGAGATTTCGTTCCCGACACCGGAAAAAGTGCTGTCGCCGCCGATCATCGCCGTCGATGATGTCTCGGTCGGCTACGATCCGAAAAAGCCGGTGCTCAATCGCGTCACGCTGCGCATCGACACCGAGGACCGCATCGCCCTGCTCGGCTCCAACGGCAACGGCAAATCGACGCTGGTCAAGCTGTTGGCCAACAAGCTGCAGCCCTTCTCCGGCCGGATCACACGGGCGGAAAAACTCTCGGTCGGCTATTTCGCGCAGCATCAGGTCGACGAACTCAACCTCGACGCCTCGCCATACGATCACGTCCGCAGGCTGATGCTCGATGCGCCGGAAACCAAGGTGCGCGGCCGCACCGGCGCGATCGGGTTTTCCGGCAAGGCCGGCGATACCCTGGTCAAGAGCCTGTCGGGCGGCGAGAAGGCGCGGCTGTTGCTCGGGCTCGCCACCTTCTTCGGCCCGAACATGATCATCCTCGACGAGCCGACCAACCATCTGGACATCGACAGCCGCGCGGCGCTGGCCGAAGCCATCAATGATTTTCCCGGCGCCGTCATCATGGTCTCGCACGACCGCTATTTGATCGAAGCCTGCGCCGATCAATTGTGGGTCGTCGCCAATCAGACGGTGACCACCTACGACGGTGACCTCGACGAATACCGGCGAATGGTGTTGTCGATCGGCGACGCACGCAACGGTTCGCGCGAACGCGGCAGCGAGCGTATCAAGGAAAGCGCAAAGCCCGAGCGCGGCAAAAGCGAATGGCGATCGCCGCTGAAGCAGCGGATCGCCGTGGCCGAGGCCGAAATCGAGCGCATCAACGGCATCATCGCCAAGATCGACACCGCGCTTGCGTTGCCCGATCTGTTCACGCGCGATCCCAAGCAGGCCGCCCAGCTCAGCAAGGCGCGCGCCGGCGCCGAAAGCGCGCTGCGCCGGGCCGAGGAAAACTGGCTGGAAGCCAGCTCTCAGTTTGACGAAGCGGCCGGCTAG
- a CDS encoding sulfur globule protein precursor gives MLRKLSLVAVAAASLGAAALAPTSASAWGGGWHHGGWHHGWHHHHGWGWGGPRVFIGGPAYYGGGYGGCYVRRLVPTPWGPRWRLVNRCY, from the coding sequence ATGTTACGCAAACTCTCGCTCGTTGCAGTGGCCGCGGCATCGCTGGGTGCGGCCGCGCTGGCGCCGACATCGGCCTCGGCCTGGGGCGGCGGCTGGCACCATGGCGGTTGGCATCATGGCTGGCACCATCATCACGGCTGGGGCTGGGGTGGTCCCCGCGTCTTCATCGGCGGCCCGGCCTATTACGGCGGCGGTTATGGCGGCTGCTACGTCCGGCGTCTGGTCCCGACCCCCTGGGGTCCGCGCTGGCGGCTGGTGAACCGCTGCTACTGA
- the ndk gene encoding nucleoside-diphosphate kinase: protein MAIERTFSIIKPDATERNLTGAVNALIEKAGLRIVAQKRIRMTREQAETFYAVHKARPFFGELVEFMTSGPVVVQVLEGEGAVLKYRDVMGATDPSKAADGTIRKVHAKSIGENSVHGSDAPETAAIEIAQFFSGNEIVG, encoded by the coding sequence ATGGCGATTGAACGCACTTTCTCGATCATCAAACCGGACGCGACCGAGCGCAATCTGACCGGCGCCGTCAACGCGCTGATCGAGAAGGCGGGGCTGCGTATCGTGGCCCAGAAGCGCATTCGCATGACCCGCGAACAGGCGGAAACCTTCTACGCCGTTCACAAGGCGCGTCCGTTCTTCGGCGAACTGGTCGAGTTCATGACCTCCGGGCCGGTCGTGGTGCAGGTGCTGGAAGGCGAGGGCGCCGTTCTGAAATACCGCGACGTGATGGGCGCGACCGATCCGTCGAAGGCGGCGGACGGCACGATCCGCAAGGTCCATGCCAAGTCGATCGGCGAGAACTCGGTGCATGGTTCCGATGCGCCGGAGACCGCCGCGATCGAAATCGCGCAGTTCTTTTCGGGTAACGAAATCGTCGGCTGA
- a CDS encoding TerC family protein — MNWLWQIFDPATISAFFSQFQAELQQPAFWVALGKIMWINILLSGDNALVIAMACRGLPPRQRFWGMVLGAGVAVFLRIIFTGIVVTLMALPYLKLVGGLALLVIAAKLLVPEHEDESDTEAAAHLWAAVQIVAIADIVMSLDNVIAVAAAANGSIPLLVLGLAISVPLIVAGAALIMALLTRIPALVWAGAGLLGWIAGEVMATDPAVQPALHAFFNGPVGVGLDGLLKSIGLAPQFADGGHGGEAMLGIIGIIIVLVAGAIWRKRKLQGAEHSATA; from the coding sequence GTGAACTGGCTGTGGCAAATCTTTGATCCGGCGACGATCTCGGCGTTCTTCAGCCAGTTCCAGGCCGAGTTACAACAGCCGGCTTTCTGGGTCGCGCTCGGCAAGATCATGTGGATCAACATCCTGCTGTCAGGTGACAACGCGCTTGTCATCGCGATGGCATGCCGGGGGCTGCCGCCACGGCAGCGGTTCTGGGGCATGGTCCTTGGCGCCGGCGTCGCCGTTTTCCTGCGCATCATCTTCACCGGCATCGTCGTGACGTTGATGGCGCTGCCGTACCTCAAGCTGGTCGGCGGATTGGCGCTGCTCGTGATCGCGGCAAAGCTCCTGGTGCCTGAACATGAGGACGAGAGCGACACGGAGGCGGCTGCGCATCTATGGGCCGCCGTGCAGATCGTGGCGATCGCCGATATCGTCATGAGCCTCGATAACGTCATTGCGGTTGCCGCCGCCGCAAACGGCAGCATTCCGCTGCTCGTCCTCGGACTTGCCATCAGCGTTCCCCTGATCGTCGCTGGTGCGGCGCTTATCATGGCCTTGCTGACGCGCATTCCGGCGCTGGTGTGGGCCGGTGCGGGCCTGCTGGGTTGGATCGCCGGCGAGGTGATGGCGACGGACCCCGCGGTGCAGCCGGCCTTGCATGCCTTCTTCAACGGTCCGGTCGGTGTCGGCCTCGACGGACTGCTCAAATCGATCGGCTTGGCGCCGCAGTTTGCCGACGGCGGGCATGGTGGCGAGGCGATGCTTGGAATCATCGGCATCATCATTGTGCTCGTCGCAGGGGCGATCTGGCGAAAGCGCAAGCTGCAGGGCGCCGAGCATTCCGCCACGGCGTAG
- a CDS encoding xanthine dehydrogenase family protein molybdopterin-binding subunit, with the protein MTEPLLGRSIDRLEDERFVRGRGRYIADLVAPNALHGVVVRSAHAHARITAIGVDAARQMPGVAAVLTGAELAADNIGPLPCAVTHIPMTTPLVVPPCHALAREIVRYVGEPVAFVVAESAEAARDAAEAVVVDYAPLPPVVSIADAVLPDAPSIWPEAPGNVAFQFNRGEIGPVEAAIRDAAHVVECELVNNRVVAAPLETRGAVAQFDAASGRLHLIASAAGAHAIRDLLADGVFRIGREKLRVSIPDVGGGFGMKNVLYPEWVLVLWAARRLGRPVTWIGDRSEDFVGSAHGRDSLVRARLALDRDGRFLALETRVLANLGAYVSTVAPSVPTRAMASATGGVYDIPLIAFQSSGVFTNTTPIDAYRGAGKPEANYLIERCIDIAADQLGIDALKLRRKNIFRRFPHASAMGLTVEQGSFAHAIDQAVKAAEGFKARQKSSRKRGRLRGLGYACFLETSRGQPNEVAEVRVGDDSRIDLKVGTHSSGQGHETTFAQIAADTFGLPLTRFRFRQGDTDDLDSGGGHGGARSMHQGGTALLMAAEGVIENARRLAARLLQVEAVHYEAGMLRVAATGQEMTLEEVARASYQAPGDDVAPGLAHKATHLCDRYTFPNGCHIAEVEIDPETGAVRLDRYVIFDDYGRLLDPRLTLGQVHGGVVQGIGQALFEQALFDADTGQILSGSLMDYALPRADDLPVFEGSLTGDFPSRANRLGVKGSGQAGAIAAPATLMNAVMNALAPLGVRHLDMPATPSRIWHAIQAADTRSGARADTTSADQ; encoded by the coding sequence ATGACCGAGCCGCTATTGGGGCGCAGCATCGATCGCCTCGAAGACGAGCGCTTCGTGCGGGGACGCGGGCGCTACATCGCCGATCTCGTGGCGCCAAACGCGCTTCATGGCGTCGTCGTTCGCTCGGCGCATGCGCATGCGCGCATCACAGCGATCGGCGTCGATGCGGCGCGCCAGATGCCCGGAGTTGCGGCCGTGCTCACCGGAGCCGAATTGGCCGCCGACAATATTGGCCCGCTGCCGTGCGCGGTGACCCATATCCCGATGACCACGCCGCTCGTGGTGCCGCCCTGTCACGCGCTGGCGCGCGAAATTGTTCGCTATGTCGGCGAGCCGGTCGCATTCGTGGTTGCGGAAAGCGCTGAGGCCGCGCGCGATGCCGCCGAGGCTGTCGTCGTCGACTATGCGCCGCTGCCGCCGGTGGTCTCGATCGCGGATGCCGTTCTGCCGGACGCGCCATCGATCTGGCCGGAGGCGCCGGGCAACGTCGCGTTCCAGTTCAACCGTGGCGAGATCGGCCCGGTGGAGGCGGCGATCCGTGACGCCGCCCACGTCGTGGAATGCGAGCTGGTCAACAACCGCGTCGTCGCAGCTCCACTGGAGACGCGCGGTGCGGTCGCGCAGTTCGATGCCGCGAGCGGCCGCCTGCACCTGATCGCCTCGGCCGCCGGTGCGCACGCGATCCGCGACCTGCTCGCCGACGGCGTCTTTCGCATCGGCCGGGAAAAACTTCGTGTCAGCATTCCCGACGTCGGCGGCGGCTTCGGAATGAAGAACGTGCTCTATCCGGAATGGGTGCTGGTGCTGTGGGCGGCGCGCCGGCTCGGCCGTCCGGTCACGTGGATCGGGGATCGCAGCGAGGATTTTGTCGGCTCCGCCCATGGCCGCGACAGCCTGGTCCGGGCCCGCCTGGCGCTCGACCGCGATGGCCGCTTCCTCGCGCTCGAGACAAGAGTTCTCGCCAATCTGGGCGCCTATGTCTCGACGGTGGCGCCGTCCGTGCCGACCAGGGCCATGGCGAGCGCAACGGGCGGCGTCTACGACATCCCGCTGATCGCCTTTCAGTCCAGCGGCGTGTTCACCAACACGACGCCGATCGACGCCTATCGCGGCGCCGGCAAACCCGAGGCGAACTATCTGATCGAGCGCTGCATCGACATCGCAGCCGACCAGCTCGGAATCGATGCGCTGAAGCTGCGGCGCAAGAACATCTTTCGCCGGTTTCCCCATGCAAGCGCGATGGGGCTTACGGTCGAGCAGGGCAGCTTTGCGCACGCGATCGATCAGGCGGTCAAGGCCGCGGAGGGGTTCAAGGCTCGCCAGAAAAGCTCACGCAAGCGGGGCAGGCTGCGTGGCCTGGGCTACGCCTGCTTTCTCGAAACATCGCGTGGCCAGCCCAATGAAGTGGCGGAAGTGCGCGTCGGTGACGACAGCCGGATCGATCTGAAGGTCGGCACGCATTCCAGCGGCCAGGGCCACGAGACCACGTTCGCCCAGATCGCGGCCGATACGTTTGGCCTGCCGCTCACGCGCTTCCGGTTTCGACAGGGCGATACCGATGATCTCGACTCCGGCGGCGGGCATGGCGGGGCGCGCTCGATGCATCAGGGCGGCACCGCATTGCTGATGGCGGCCGAAGGCGTGATCGAGAATGCGCGGCGGCTTGCCGCGCGCCTGCTGCAGGTGGAGGCGGTTCATTACGAAGCCGGCATGTTGCGCGTGGCTGCGACCGGACAGGAGATGACCCTCGAGGAGGTGGCGCGCGCCTCGTATCAGGCGCCCGGCGACGATGTCGCGCCCGGCCTCGCGCACAAGGCGACCCACCTCTGCGACCGCTACACCTTTCCCAACGGCTGCCATATTGCCGAAGTCGAGATCGATCCCGAGACCGGCGCGGTGAGGCTCGACCGCTATGTGATCTTCGACGACTACGGCCGCCTGCTCGACCCGCGCCTGACGCTGGGGCAGGTCCATGGCGGCGTCGTGCAGGGGATCGGGCAGGCGTTGTTCGAGCAGGCGCTGTTCGATGCGGACACCGGGCAGATCCTCTCGGGCTCGCTGATGGACTACGCGCTGCCGCGCGCGGATGATCTTCCCGTCTTCGAGGGCAGCCTGACGGGCGACTTTCCAAGCCGCGCCAACCGGCTCGGCGTTAAGGGAAGCGGTCAGGCCGGCGCTATCGCAGCACCTGCCACCCTCATGAACGCGGTGATGAACGCGCTCGCGCCGCTCGGCGTGCGGCATCTCGACATGCCCGCAACGCCCTCGCGCATCTGGCACGCGATCCAGGCGGCGGACACGCGATCGGGTGCGCGGGCCGACACGACGTCCGCCGATCAATAG
- a CDS encoding ArsR/SmtB family transcription factor, which yields MQADKVFKALGDPTRRKLLDLLCEKNGQTLGQLCENLDMARQSATQHLEILEAANLVSTVKRGREKLHFINPVPLHEVYERWVRKFERQRLSLLHDLKKELEGE from the coding sequence ATGCAGGCCGACAAGGTTTTCAAAGCGCTGGGCGACCCGACACGCAGAAAGCTGCTTGATCTTCTTTGTGAGAAGAACGGGCAGACGCTGGGCCAGCTTTGCGAAAACCTGGATATGGCCCGGCAATCGGCCACGCAGCACCTTGAAATCCTGGAGGCGGCCAATCTGGTCAGCACGGTCAAGCGTGGCCGGGAAAAGCTGCATTTCATCAACCCGGTGCCGCTTCACGAGGTCTACGAACGGTGGGTGCGGAAATTCGAACGGCAGCGGCTCAGCCTGCTGCACGATCTGAAGAAAGAGCTTGAAGGAGAATGA
- a CDS encoding SRPBCC family protein: MTKETTSFVYVTYIRSTPDKVFAAITKPEIARRYWGHENVSDWNPGSKWEHVRANDERTVELVGKVVEVSPPTRLVITWANASQASDPSAYSRVTFEIEEYEDMVRLTVTHDELAAGSGMANGIRKGWPVVLASLKSLLETGQGLDVFAKPKSA, translated from the coding sequence ATGACCAAAGAGACGACCAGCTTTGTCTACGTGACCTATATTCGCTCGACGCCGGACAAGGTGTTCGCGGCGATCACGAAACCGGAGATCGCAAGGCGTTACTGGGGCCACGAGAACGTCTCTGACTGGAATCCCGGATCGAAATGGGAGCACGTCCGCGCCAATGATGAGCGGACCGTCGAACTCGTCGGCAAGGTCGTCGAGGTCTCGCCGCCGACCCGTCTTGTCATCACCTGGGCGAATGCGTCGCAGGCCTCCGATCCTTCCGCCTACAGCCGGGTGACGTTCGAGATCGAGGAATACGAGGACATGGTCCGGCTGACCGTCACCCATGACGAACTCGCAGCCGGCAGCGGGATGGCGAACGGCATCAGGAAGGGTTGGCCAGTGGTCCTCGCCAGCCTGAAATCCTTGCTGGAAACCGGCCAGGGCCTCGACGTTTTCGCCAAGCCGAAATCGGCTTGA
- a CDS encoding GFA family protein has product MTKSYTGGCACGAIRYETGSKPIVESHCQCSDCQKRSGTGHGSYLVFSRRADVSITGEAKDWRVAGDSGNEKIHAFCPTCGTPVYLTFVAMPELIAVHATSLDDPGQFNPQMVTYGIRGHAWDTLDSSLQKFERMPPGN; this is encoded by the coding sequence ATGACCAAGTCCTATACCGGCGGATGTGCGTGCGGCGCGATCCGTTATGAAACGGGCAGCAAGCCCATCGTCGAGAGCCACTGCCAATGCAGCGATTGCCAGAAGCGAAGCGGCACGGGGCATGGCTCCTATCTGGTCTTCTCCCGGCGAGCCGACGTGAGCATTACGGGTGAAGCGAAAGACTGGCGGGTAGCGGGCGACAGTGGGAACGAAAAGATCCACGCCTTCTGCCCGACCTGCGGAACGCCGGTCTATCTGACATTCGTCGCCATGCCGGAATTGATTGCGGTCCACGCGACCAGCCTTGACGACCCTGGCCAGTTCAATCCGCAAATGGTCACGTACGGCATCCGCGGCCATGCCTGGGATACCTTGGATTCCTCGCTGCAGAAATTCGAGCGAATGCCGCCTGGAAACTGA
- a CDS encoding glutathione S-transferase family protein gives MTITITAFERSPDGGKGLARDTRVRWALEEVGQPYEVRLVSFRAMKEPAHLALHPFGQIPTYEEGDLSLFETGAIVLHIAQRHAGLLPADANARARAITWMFAALSTVEPPILELVTAKLVEGDKPWTAERMPLVADRIRDRLGQLSRRLGDADWLDGAFSAGDLMMVSVLLRLKASGLLDEYPNLSAYVARGEARAAYKRAFDAQLAVNTGKQPTG, from the coding sequence ATGACCATCACGATTACCGCCTTTGAACGGTCGCCCGATGGCGGCAAGGGACTGGCGCGTGACACGCGGGTTCGCTGGGCGCTGGAGGAAGTGGGCCAACCTTACGAGGTTCGTCTTGTTTCGTTCAGGGCGATGAAGGAACCCGCACATCTGGCGCTTCATCCTTTCGGGCAGATTCCGACCTACGAAGAAGGCGATCTCAGCTTGTTCGAGACGGGGGCGATCGTGCTCCACATCGCGCAGCGCCATGCGGGCCTGCTGCCGGCCGATGCCAATGCCCGGGCGCGCGCGATCACATGGATGTTCGCCGCGCTCAGCACGGTGGAGCCACCGATCCTCGAACTCGTGACCGCCAAGCTCGTCGAGGGCGACAAACCCTGGACCGCAGAGCGCATGCCACTCGTCGCGGATCGCATCCGTGACCGGCTGGGTCAACTTTCCCGTCGCCTTGGCGATGCCGACTGGCTCGATGGCGCGTTCAGCGCGGGCGACCTGATGATGGTGTCGGTGCTGCTCAGGCTGAAAGCGTCGGGTTTGCTGGACGAATATCCGAACCTCTCCGCCTATGTGGCCCGCGGCGAAGCGCGGGCCGCCTATAAGCGTGCCTTCGACGCTCAATTGGCGGTTAACACCGGCAAGCAACCGACCGGCTGA
- a CDS encoding LysR family transcriptional regulator: MALGLRQLRYFIAIADAGVLSRAAETLNVAQSALSHHVAALETDLGVKLLERRPRGIALTAAGRRLYEHASAVLSALGKAEEDVRTYNEAATGPVCIGLSHTALSMVALDVMKAVRKNSPGVHLTVVEALSPALVERVFSGTVDLALAYNPPRDARLDVALLHDEGLYLVGHPSLIGRSSAPIAFSAIPQRSVVGLTPMPASRAIIQTQVLRNQITPSETLEVDSLSALRMALEAGLGCAILSRATVLSDLAAEKYHARRIIDPPLTRSCALVSLADRPQTKAFLEVRKTMIEVVRSAVSAGRWPAKGNGRRNKRATT; encoded by the coding sequence GTGGCGCTCGGGTTGCGGCAACTCCGGTATTTCATCGCCATCGCCGACGCCGGCGTGCTGTCGCGGGCGGCGGAGACGCTCAACGTCGCGCAGTCGGCGCTGAGCCACCACGTCGCCGCGCTCGAAACCGATCTCGGCGTCAAGCTGCTCGAACGAAGGCCGCGCGGCATCGCGCTGACCGCGGCCGGCCGGCGGCTCTACGAGCACGCCAGCGCCGTGCTGTCGGCGCTCGGCAAGGCGGAAGAGGATGTACGGACCTATAACGAGGCCGCGACCGGTCCGGTTTGCATCGGCCTCAGCCATACCGCGCTCTCGATGGTCGCACTCGATGTCATGAAGGCGGTGCGGAAGAACTCGCCGGGCGTGCACCTGACGGTCGTCGAGGCGCTGTCGCCGGCGCTGGTCGAGCGCGTCTTCTCAGGCACGGTCGATCTCGCGCTCGCCTATAATCCACCGAGGGATGCCCGCCTGGACGTCGCGTTGCTGCACGACGAAGGCCTCTACCTCGTCGGCCATCCGAGCCTGATCGGCCGGTCATCCGCTCCGATCGCCTTCTCCGCCATTCCGCAACGAAGCGTGGTCGGACTGACGCCGATGCCGGCATCGCGCGCCATCATCCAGACCCAGGTTCTTCGTAACCAGATCACGCCGAGCGAGACGCTCGAAGTCGATTCACTGTCGGCCCTGCGAATGGCGCTCGAGGCCGGACTGGGATGCGCGATCCTCTCCCGCGCAACCGTCCTCTCCGACCTGGCGGCGGAGAAATATCACGCGCGCCGCATCATCGATCCGCCGCTGACGCGCTCCTGCGCCCTGGTTTCGCTCGCGGACCGGCCGCAGACCAAGGCGTTCCTTGAAGTGCGCAAGACCATGATCGAGGTGGTCCGCTCGGCGGTCAGTGCAGGGCGATGGCCGGCGAAAGGAAACGGCCGGCGGAACAAGCGCGCCACAACCTAG